DNA sequence from the Oscillatoria salina IIICB1 genome:
ATGTCTTGTATTTCGTTTTCACTAATTACGTTATCTGCGATGATTTGCTCGGTGAAAACGTTTTTAATTCCGCCACTATATTGATAGTCACAGCAGAGAAAATCGTATTCATAAAAGTAATTTAAGTTATCAATTATTTTCTCGAAAACAACAATATCAGTGTCGATATAAAGAAATTCATCGAAGTCGCCAAACCAGCAAGCTTGCTTGCGAAATTGATTGGGACGCGCAAAAAAATCTTTACCGAAAATATCGTATAATTTTTGTGAGAGACGTTCGATAAAGTCTAAATCTTCGTAAACTTTAACACCATAATCGGTGGCTAAAAGTTGCGCGAGATTCTGATAGTTATCATCATAAGGTATGAGGACGATCGCGGTTTCGGGATCGTAGTGACGAATACTATTTAATAGCGCGATCGCGTTTTCGGTTACTTTATCGTTAGCAGTGATATAAATCCCGCGCTTCATGAGTTTCTCCTTAACGAGTTAAGCCTAATTTTTTGAGTATTTTTGTCTTCAAACTGGGTGGTTGCTTATAGGGAATTGGTTTACCTTGAAATTGAGGGCGTTTTTCTGGTTCGTGCAGATAGCGATAATGTAAGAAAATATCTCGATAGGGGAAATCAAGATTTTCTCCCGCACAAACTTTTTTAAACAATTGCGAAGAAACACCGATGTAGTGTAAATAAGTTAAACGTTTTCCGCGATCGTAAAGAATGTTTTCTTCAGCTTGAAAATGAGGCGAAGTTACGCAGCAACCCGTTTTTCCCTCAGTTGGTAACTGAAGGGAAAAGTTATAAATTGACGCGCCCGAACGCATCATCATATAATTAATTAAAGTTTGGTCGGGAGCCATCGGATAGAGTATTTCGGCTTCTCCAGATTTGAGTTGCTCGATTAACCAGTGTCTTTTCTCAGCCGGAAAGAAATCTTTTTTACTCGCATAAAAGCCAGAACAAAAAATTTCTGTTTCTAATCTTTTCTGAGAAAACACCTCAGTTAGTTTCGGCGAATCAACAGTATAAATATGGCTTAAATCTTTATACTGAAAGTCATAAACGACGCAATCATTGTCCGTTAATTTGTCAAAAATAAAGTCTACAGATGACATTAATAAAGTATCGGCATCCATGTAGAGAAAGCGATCGAAAGGCGCGTCAAAAGCGCAATAACGACGATGAGTTCCAAAGCGATGATAGCCATTACTTCCCGCTTTTTGCCAAATTTGACGGGCGGTGGGATGAGTATCCCAAGCTGATTTAGCAAAGTCATCCCAACGCTGGATTGAGTCAAGATCGCCAAAAAGTGTTACATTCGGACGACGAGCAATTTCGGCGGCAATTAAGTTAGTATTCTCATCG
Encoded proteins:
- a CDS encoding Npun_R2821/Npun_R2822 family protein, yielding MKRGIYITANDKVTENAIALLNSIRHYDPETAIVLIPYDDNYQNLAQLLATDYGVKVYEDLDFIERLSQKLYDIFGKDFFARPNQFRKQACWFGDFDEFLYIDTDIVVFEKIIDNLNYFYEYDFLCCDYQYSGGIKNVFTEQIIADNVISENEIQDIFNGGFWASKKNLISEQDLYDTFAECAAHPEYFDFSQKTSDQPIINYMILKRIKNRFNIVRRPGKAPGSWAGSKHFQQQGNILIDPNVDRPLQYLHWAGIRIEPGCPYWDIWKHYRYLGDPNPPQDPPPKQPESSWQQIVKKVKNKLK
- a CDS encoding Npun_R2821/Npun_R2822 family protein, which translates into the protein MDGICTLGNDRVYDQLIALFNSIETIMGKDTPICVYPYDENTNLIAAEIARRPNVTLFGDLDSIQRWDDFAKSAWDTHPTARQIWQKAGSNGYHRFGTHRRYCAFDAPFDRFLYMDADTLLMSSVDFIFDKLTDNDCVVYDFQYKDLSHIYTVDSPKLTEVFSQKRLETEIFCSGFYASKKDFFPAEKRHWLIEQLKSGEAEILYPMAPDQTLINYMMMRSGASIYNFSLQLPTEGKTGCCVTSPHFQAEENILYDRGKRLTYLHYIGVSSQLFKKVCAGENLDFPYRDIFLHYRYLHEPEKRPQFQGKPIPYKQPPSLKTKILKKLGLTR